A single Coraliomargarita sinensis DNA region contains:
- the fabV gene encoding enoyl-ACP reductase FabV, giving the protein MIIKPKIRGFVCITSHPKGCDARVQQEIEVAKAAKKEGGPKKVLVIGASTGYGLSTRIASAFSHDAATLGVFFERPSMKGKPASAGWYNSVAFEKAAHEAGLYAKSINGDAFSNEIKQQAIETIKEDLGQVDLVVYSLASPRRTDPETGETYKSCLKPIGETFTNRTLDTDKGEVSEVSIEPATEEDIANTVKVMGGEDWELWMKALNEAGVLAPEAKSVAYSYIGPEITWPVYTNGTIGAAKKDVERAAQAITEAYDCEAYVAVNKAVVTQASSAIPVVPLYISILFKVMKEKGTHEDTIEQMVRLLNDRLYGDDLELDDEGRIRVDDWEMEPDVQAAVAKVWPEITTETLNVMADYSGYQNNFLALFGFGLPGVDYEEDVEVELDLPSA; this is encoded by the coding sequence ATGATTATCAAGCCCAAGATTCGTGGATTCGTTTGCATCACCTCACATCCGAAAGGTTGTGACGCGCGGGTGCAGCAGGAAATTGAAGTCGCCAAAGCCGCCAAAAAGGAAGGCGGTCCCAAGAAGGTTTTGGTGATTGGCGCCTCCACCGGTTACGGACTTTCGACCCGGATCGCTTCAGCCTTCAGTCACGATGCGGCCACCTTGGGCGTGTTCTTTGAGCGTCCCTCCATGAAGGGCAAGCCGGCGAGCGCGGGTTGGTACAATTCGGTTGCTTTTGAAAAAGCGGCCCACGAAGCCGGGCTTTATGCCAAGAGCATCAACGGCGATGCATTCTCCAACGAGATCAAGCAGCAGGCGATCGAAACCATCAAAGAGGATCTCGGCCAAGTGGACCTGGTGGTTTACAGCCTGGCTTCGCCCCGCCGCACCGATCCGGAAACCGGGGAAACCTACAAGTCCTGCCTCAAACCGATCGGCGAAACCTTTACCAATCGCACGCTGGATACCGACAAGGGCGAAGTTTCCGAAGTCTCCATTGAACCGGCGACCGAAGAGGACATCGCCAACACCGTTAAGGTCATGGGGGGCGAGGATTGGGAGCTCTGGATGAAGGCCCTCAACGAGGCCGGTGTGCTGGCACCCGAGGCCAAGAGTGTGGCCTATTCCTACATTGGGCCAGAGATCACCTGGCCGGTCTACACCAACGGCACGATCGGTGCCGCCAAGAAGGATGTCGAGCGCGCGGCCCAAGCCATTACCGAAGCCTACGATTGCGAAGCCTATGTGGCGGTGAACAAGGCGGTGGTCACCCAGGCCAGCTCCGCGATTCCCGTGGTGCCCCTGTATATTTCCATCCTTTTCAAAGTGATGAAGGAAAAGGGCACCCACGAGGATACCATCGAGCAAATGGTACGCCTGTTGAACGACCGCCTCTATGGCGACGATCTGGAACTGGATGACGAAGGCCGTATCCGGGTCGACGACTGGGAAATGGAACCGGACGTGCAGGCGGCAGTGGCCAAGGTCTGGCCGGAAATTACCACGGAGACGCTTAATGTCATGGCCGACTACTCCGGCTATCAAAACAACTTTCTTGCACTCTTCGGATTTGGCTTACCCGGTGTCGATTACGAGGAGGACGTCGAAGTCGAACTCGACCTGCCGAGCGCTTAA
- a CDS encoding type II toxin-antitoxin system RelE/ParE family toxin: MIQSFSDDDTRQLFHEEKNRRFAAVGRIALRKLIQMNRAGQLDDLKIPPGNRLEALKGNMKGLHSIRINQQWRIVFRWTNQGPTEVKICDYH; this comes from the coding sequence ATGATTCAATCCTTCTCCGACGACGACACTCGGCAACTCTTCCATGAGGAGAAGAATCGACGATTCGCCGCAGTTGGACGTATCGCGTTACGGAAATTGATTCAAATGAACCGGGCAGGGCAACTAGATGACTTGAAAATACCACCCGGCAATAGACTGGAAGCGCTGAAAGGGAATATGAAAGGTTTGCACTCCATCCGCATCAATCAGCAATGGCGTATTGTTTTCAGGTGGACCAATCAAGGTCCCACCGAAGTCAAAATATGCGACTACCATTGA
- a CDS encoding HigA family addiction module antitoxin: MDTPITPGEILLEEYLKPMGISQNAMARAIGVAPRAINEIVHAKRSITPQMSMRFGVFFGQSEDFWHGIQVECDFRTLRKEAKKITEHVLPAESLMVSEDK; the protein is encoded by the coding sequence ATGGATACACCGATCACACCTGGAGAAATTTTGCTAGAAGAATACCTCAAGCCGATGGGGATCTCTCAAAATGCCATGGCGCGGGCAATCGGTGTCGCACCACGGGCCATCAATGAGATCGTCCATGCGAAGCGCTCAATAACCCCACAAATGTCGATGCGCTTCGGAGTCTTTTTCGGGCAATCAGAAGATTTTTGGCACGGCATACAAGTTGAGTGCGACTTCCGCACCCTGCGCAAGGAGGCGAAAAAGATCACAGAACACGTGTTACCTGCGGAATCATTGATGGTCAGCGAGGACAAGTAG
- a CDS encoding UDP-glucose 6-dehydrogenase, producing the protein MKICCIGAGYVGGPTMAMIAHKCEDHTVTVVDINEARIDAWNSVELPVYEPGLDEIVQANRGKNLFFSTDVDSAIREADMIFMSVNTPTKTYGVGAGRAADLRYIEKCARKIAEVCEGDKIVVEKSTLPVRTAESIKRILESNAEGRKFQILSNPEFLAEGTAIQDLQNPDRVLIGGDQTPEGKAAIQILVDVYAAWVPEERILTTNLWSSELSKLTANAFLAQRISSINAISALCEATEANVDEVAHAIGTDSRIGPKFLKSSVGFGGSCFQKDILNLVYLCEHFGLPDVAAYWNSVIEMNDYQKHRFARKVVSTLFNTVSDKKIAVLGFAFKKDTNDTRESAAIYICKDLLEEQANLSIYDPKVPEAQMLRDLELGEKDDSITVCGDAYEATKDAHAVLVLTEWDEFKELDYKKIYDAMHLPAFLFDGRNVLDLEALREIGFEASGIGKG; encoded by the coding sequence ATGAAAATATGCTGCATTGGAGCCGGATATGTGGGTGGGCCGACCATGGCTATGATTGCGCACAAGTGCGAGGATCACACTGTTACCGTCGTTGATATCAATGAGGCTCGAATCGATGCTTGGAATTCAGTCGAGCTGCCGGTTTACGAGCCGGGCCTCGATGAGATCGTGCAGGCTAATCGTGGCAAAAATCTCTTTTTCTCCACGGATGTGGACTCGGCGATCCGTGAGGCGGACATGATCTTCATGTCGGTCAACACCCCGACCAAAACCTATGGGGTGGGCGCTGGCCGCGCGGCGGACCTTCGCTATATCGAAAAATGCGCGCGTAAGATCGCCGAGGTCTGCGAAGGAGATAAGATTGTGGTGGAAAAATCGACGCTCCCGGTGCGTACGGCTGAGTCGATCAAACGTATCCTCGAATCTAACGCAGAAGGGCGTAAGTTCCAGATACTTTCCAATCCCGAGTTCCTCGCCGAGGGAACCGCCATTCAGGATTTGCAGAATCCGGACCGTGTCCTGATCGGTGGGGACCAGACGCCCGAGGGCAAGGCGGCGATTCAGATACTCGTCGATGTCTATGCCGCCTGGGTGCCGGAGGAGCGCATTCTTACCACCAATCTTTGGTCTTCCGAACTCTCCAAACTTACGGCCAATGCCTTCCTGGCGCAGCGGATCTCTTCGATCAACGCCATCTCCGCGCTCTGCGAAGCCACCGAAGCCAATGTCGACGAGGTGGCCCACGCCATTGGCACGGATAGCCGGATCGGCCCGAAATTCCTTAAGTCCTCGGTCGGCTTCGGGGGCTCCTGTTTTCAAAAGGATATCCTCAATCTGGTTTATCTCTGTGAGCACTTCGGTCTGCCGGATGTGGCCGCCTACTGGAACAGCGTGATCGAGATGAACGATTACCAGAAGCACCGATTCGCACGCAAGGTTGTCTCGACGCTCTTCAATACCGTATCCGACAAGAAGATCGCGGTGCTCGGCTTCGCCTTCAAGAAGGATACCAACGATACCCGCGAGTCGGCTGCCATCTACATTTGCAAGGACCTGCTCGAGGAGCAGGCAAACCTGAGTATCTACGACCCTAAGGTGCCGGAAGCGCAGATGCTCCGGGACCTCGAGCTCGGCGAGAAGGACGATTCTATCACGGTTTGCGGCGATGCCTACGAGGCGACCAAGGACGCACACGCCGTGCTGGTTCTGACCGAGTGGGACGAATTCAAGGAACTCGACTACAAGAAGATCTACGATGCCATGCACCTGCCGGCCTTCCTCTTCGACGGGCGGAATGTCCTTGATTTGGAAGCGCTCCGCGAGATTGGCTTCGAAGCCAGCGGCATTGGGAAGGGGTAG
- a CDS encoding HNH endonuclease: MGTGLSFRVLVLNRLWQPVNIVGTQRAFSLLLQDHAQVIYTGDSSFRMMDAAAWLALSEEEVPGDNEAYVNTVRLRIRVPKVLLLREYAQLPVQEVKFTRENLFERDNYRCQYCGNGFEASQLNMDHVIPRDRGGRTSWENIVTSCIKCNSRKANRLPHQANMHLIRKPERPRWRPFVSSLIDQDYDSDWDHFINLKQVG; the protein is encoded by the coding sequence ATGGGCACTGGTCTCAGTTTTCGAGTTCTAGTTTTAAACCGGCTCTGGCAGCCTGTTAATATTGTCGGCACTCAGCGGGCCTTTAGTTTGCTCCTTCAGGACCATGCCCAGGTCATTTATACGGGAGATTCCAGCTTCCGCATGATGGACGCCGCGGCCTGGCTCGCGCTTTCGGAAGAGGAAGTACCCGGGGACAATGAAGCCTACGTCAATACCGTCCGCCTGCGCATTCGCGTGCCCAAAGTACTCCTTCTTCGTGAATACGCCCAGCTCCCGGTGCAGGAAGTGAAGTTTACCCGGGAGAACCTTTTCGAGCGCGACAACTACCGCTGCCAATACTGCGGCAACGGATTTGAAGCCTCCCAGTTGAATATGGATCACGTCATTCCCCGCGACCGGGGCGGCCGGACCTCCTGGGAGAATATCGTGACCAGCTGCATCAAGTGCAACTCCCGCAAGGCCAACCGCCTGCCGCATCAGGCCAATATGCATTTGATCCGCAAGCCCGAGCGCCCGCGCTGGCGGCCCTTCGTCAGCTCGCTGATCGATCAGGATTATGATTCGGATTGGGATCATTTTATCAACCTCAAGCAGGTGGGGTGA
- a CDS encoding universal stress protein, with amino-acid sequence MATPNILACTDGSIYAPSVYQHAAWASERLEAAVHVLHMLNPHHEDPVKSDLSGSIGFNARKHLLEEIVELEAAQAKLAAKRGQAILDDAKTQLEAAGVGEVLADQKHGKLSDSIANYEKDAELVVIGKRGNNADFEKGHLGTNLERVIRSCQHPVLVAAREFKPMRNFIIAFDGGKSAMKAVEYAAKSPLLKGMHAYLLYVGSGNAKVEAALAEAADKLRDAGYEVTIEQRTGEPEEVIESVVAQDHIDLLVMGAYGHSPIRQFIVGSTTTAMIRSVKLPVLLFR; translated from the coding sequence ATGGCCACACCCAACATTCTCGCCTGCACCGATGGTTCCATCTACGCCCCCAGTGTGTACCAGCACGCCGCCTGGGCGTCTGAACGTCTGGAGGCTGCCGTCCACGTGCTGCACATGCTCAACCCGCACCACGAGGATCCGGTCAAGAGCGACCTGAGCGGAAGTATCGGTTTCAACGCCCGGAAGCACCTGCTGGAGGAAATAGTCGAGTTGGAAGCGGCGCAGGCAAAGCTGGCGGCCAAACGCGGTCAGGCCATCCTTGATGATGCCAAGACCCAGTTGGAGGCGGCCGGTGTGGGCGAAGTGCTGGCCGATCAGAAACACGGCAAGCTCAGCGATTCCATCGCCAACTACGAAAAGGACGCGGAACTGGTCGTGATCGGGAAGCGAGGCAACAACGCCGACTTCGAGAAGGGCCACCTCGGCACCAACCTGGAACGGGTGATCCGGAGCTGTCAGCATCCGGTGCTCGTCGCTGCGAGGGAGTTCAAGCCCATGCGCAACTTCATCATTGCTTTTGACGGGGGTAAGAGCGCCATGAAGGCAGTGGAGTATGCGGCGAAGTCGCCACTCCTGAAGGGGATGCACGCCTATCTCCTCTATGTCGGTTCCGGGAATGCTAAAGTCGAGGCGGCTCTGGCCGAAGCGGCGGATAAGCTGAGGGACGCCGGTTACGAAGTGACAATCGAGCAGCGTACCGGCGAACCGGAAGAAGTAATCGAGAGCGTGGTGGCACAGGATCATATCGATCTTTTGGTCATGGGGGCCTACGGGCATTCACCCATCCGGCAGTTCATCGTCGGCAGTACGACCACGGCCATGATCCGCTCCGTCAAGCTGCCGGTGTTGCTCTTTAGGTAG
- a CDS encoding SulP family inorganic anion transporter, whose product MFQSKYFQEWFSNPRKDLIAGAVVALALIPEAIAFSIIAGVDPAVGLYASFCIAVVIAFLGGRPGMISAATGAMAVLMVSLVRDHGLEYLLPVTVLTGLLQILAGTFKLGSLMRFVSRSVVTGFVNALAIIIFMAQLPEFEGQGILMYGMVAAGLVIIYGLPLLTTAVPSPLVCIIILTIVSVSLGLEDSLRTVGDMGQLPASLPVFLLPDVPLNFETLGIILPYAISLAIVGLLESLMTATIVDDFTDTPSNKNRECTGQGISNIVSGFFGGMAGCAMIGQSVINVKSGGRGRLSAFAAGIILLILILVLDDVVRRIPMAALVAVMIMVSIGTFSWQSIGNLKKHHRTSSMVMLTTVLVTVFSHNLALGVGAGVLLSALFFAYKVSRLLEIDSALQVSRRERVYTVRGQLFFVSASSFAEAFDFQEVLDKVRIDVTHAHFWDLSAIHALDRVVLKFRREGTEVELFGMNEASKTLVLQIAEHDKPGAGEQLDAH is encoded by the coding sequence ATGTTTCAGTCCAAATACTTCCAAGAGTGGTTTTCCAACCCGCGCAAGGACTTGATTGCCGGTGCGGTCGTCGCGCTCGCGCTTATTCCCGAGGCGATTGCCTTCTCCATCATCGCCGGGGTCGATCCGGCGGTCGGGCTTTACGCCTCATTTTGTATCGCGGTGGTAATTGCCTTTCTCGGCGGGCGCCCCGGGATGATCTCGGCGGCGACCGGGGCGATGGCGGTGCTGATGGTCAGTCTCGTCCGCGACCACGGGCTTGAGTACCTTCTTCCCGTCACGGTGCTGACAGGGTTGTTACAGATTCTGGCGGGCACCTTCAAGTTGGGTAGTCTGATGCGCTTTGTTTCGCGCTCGGTGGTGACCGGTTTTGTCAACGCGCTCGCGATTATCATTTTCATGGCGCAGCTACCTGAGTTCGAGGGACAGGGTATTTTGATGTATGGCATGGTAGCGGCAGGTCTCGTCATTATCTACGGGTTGCCACTTCTGACCACGGCGGTGCCTTCGCCGCTGGTTTGCATCATTATTCTGACGATTGTTTCGGTCAGCCTCGGATTGGAGGATTCCCTGCGCACGGTTGGTGACATGGGACAACTGCCGGCGAGCCTGCCGGTCTTTCTTCTGCCGGATGTGCCGCTCAATTTCGAGACGCTCGGGATTATTCTGCCGTACGCGATCTCGCTCGCCATCGTTGGTCTGCTGGAATCGCTCATGACCGCGACCATCGTGGATGATTTCACCGATACCCCGAGTAACAAGAACCGTGAATGCACGGGGCAGGGGATTTCCAATATCGTCTCCGGCTTCTTCGGGGGCATGGCGGGCTGTGCGATGATCGGGCAGTCGGTGATCAACGTGAAATCCGGCGGGCGCGGGCGCCTGTCCGCTTTTGCGGCCGGGATAATTCTGCTCATTCTTATTCTCGTTCTGGATGACGTAGTGCGTCGCATCCCCATGGCCGCACTGGTAGCGGTCATGATCATGGTCTCGATCGGTACCTTCAGTTGGCAGTCGATCGGAAATCTCAAGAAACACCACAGGACCTCCAGCATGGTGATGTTGACCACCGTCCTCGTGACCGTGTTCTCGCACAATCTGGCGCTCGGGGTCGGGGCCGGTGTTCTACTCAGTGCCTTGTTCTTCGCCTACAAGGTGTCTCGCCTGCTCGAAATCGACTCGGCGCTTCAAGTCTCCCGCCGCGAGCGGGTTTACACCGTACGGGGCCAGTTGTTTTTCGTTTCGGCCAGCAGCTTCGCCGAGGCCTTCGATTTTCAGGAGGTCCTCGACAAGGTGCGCATTGACGTCACCCACGCGCATTTTTGGGACCTGTCGGCGATCCATGCCCTCGACCGTGTTGTCTTGAAGTTCCGTCGTGAAGGCACTGAAGTGGAACTCTTCGGAATGAATGAAGCCAGCAAGACCCTGGTTCTGCAAATTGCAGAACACGACAAACCGGGCGCGGGCGAGCAGCTCGACGCCCACTAA
- a CDS encoding DUF167 domain-containing protein: MHCELSVKVVPGASQEGVAGWLGNALKVKVSALPEKGKANAAVCALLAARLGLPKGSVEVLRGHGSPRKQLRIEGLDERELQARLALKFD; the protein is encoded by the coding sequence ATGCACTGCGAATTATCAGTTAAAGTCGTTCCGGGTGCCTCACAGGAAGGGGTTGCCGGTTGGTTGGGGAATGCACTCAAGGTAAAGGTGAGTGCACTGCCGGAAAAGGGAAAAGCCAATGCGGCGGTCTGTGCCTTGTTAGCGGCGCGCCTTGGCTTACCGAAAGGCTCCGTGGAAGTGCTGCGTGGGCATGGCAGCCCGAGGAAACAGTTGCGTATTGAAGGGCTGGATGAGCGAGAATTACAGGCGCGCCTGGCCTTAAAATTCGATTGA
- a CDS encoding M14 family metallopeptidase, producing MHASENIQATIARLAEAGDASGYTVDTFGQSEGCPLLGLTRAASEPDTSERHIYLSAGIHGDEPAGPQALLELLNEDALPDQHSYAICPLLNPIGLGQGTRENGAGIDLNRDYRHLVSREISTHAAWIEQNVSAITIAMHLHEDWESRGFYLYELNFTQQPGFSPQIIQAVQAHLPIDLDEIIDGRIAHQGIIRPDRLPDLEEGDPEAIYLQKRYGGLNYTVETPSSQDFNARVKALKAAVLAIT from the coding sequence ATGCACGCATCTGAAAACATACAGGCCACCATCGCCCGGCTCGCCGAGGCGGGCGATGCATCCGGCTACACCGTCGATACCTTCGGGCAAAGCGAGGGCTGTCCGCTACTTGGCCTGACGCGCGCCGCCTCGGAGCCGGATACGAGCGAGCGGCACATTTACCTTTCCGCCGGCATTCACGGCGACGAACCGGCCGGGCCGCAGGCCCTGCTGGAATTACTCAACGAGGATGCCCTGCCCGACCAACACAGCTACGCCATCTGCCCGCTCTTGAACCCTATCGGGCTGGGGCAAGGTACGCGCGAGAACGGAGCAGGGATCGACCTCAACCGCGACTACCGTCACCTCGTCTCCCGCGAAATCAGCACACACGCCGCCTGGATCGAACAAAACGTTAGCGCGATAACCATCGCCATGCATCTCCATGAAGATTGGGAGAGCCGGGGCTTCTACCTCTACGAACTCAATTTCACCCAGCAACCCGGGTTCAGCCCCCAAATCATACAAGCCGTACAAGCACACCTGCCCATCGATCTGGACGAAATCATCGACGGACGTATCGCCCACCAGGGCATCATTCGACCTGACCGCCTCCCGGACCTCGAGGAAGGCGACCCCGAAGCGATCTACCTGCAAAAGCGCTACGGCGGCCTCAACTACACCGTGGAAACCCCTTCCTCGCAGGACTTCAATGCGCGTGTCAAGGCGCTCAAGGCCGCCGTCCTCGCCATCACCTGA
- a CDS encoding TspO/MBR family protein: MQFWKKALICVLGVELLGNASGLVTFLSVDGWYDALQRPPGTPPNWLFGPVWTTLYAMVGLALALIWHRPVVLLLKRRAFKWFGTQLGLNLLWTPAFFGLQRIDLALVVIVPLLLAIGWTIRTAYPVSRPAAALLLPYFLWVGYATYLNVGFLLLNG; encoded by the coding sequence ATGCAATTTTGGAAAAAGGCTTTGATCTGTGTGTTGGGGGTGGAGCTGCTGGGGAATGCCAGCGGGCTGGTGACCTTTCTCTCGGTGGACGGCTGGTATGACGCCCTGCAGCGTCCGCCGGGGACACCGCCGAACTGGCTTTTCGGTCCGGTTTGGACGACGCTGTATGCCATGGTGGGGCTGGCCCTAGCGCTGATCTGGCACCGTCCGGTTGTACTGCTGTTGAAGCGCCGCGCGTTCAAGTGGTTCGGTACGCAGTTGGGCCTCAACCTTCTCTGGACGCCGGCCTTTTTCGGGCTGCAGCGGATCGATCTGGCCTTGGTCGTGATCGTGCCCCTGTTGCTTGCGATCGGCTGGACGATTCGGACGGCTTATCCGGTCAGCCGGCCGGCCGCGGCTTTATTGCTCCCGTATTTTCTTTGGGTCGGCTATGCGACTTATCTGAATGTCGGGTTTCTGCTGTTGAACGGGTAG
- the yjjJ gene encoding type II toxin-antitoxin system HipA family toxin YjjJ translates to MKLNTKTQELLTYLQRNGPSASGDVVKQFGISRATLMRRVRELGDRVVTLGKARATLLAARRDLRTDTPLYQVLENAQLQLAGHLIPLQDGERTQWLLRPEESPAACFEGEFKNGLYPDWPWFLEDLRPSGFLGRAFGKRMAKLFSIDTNPENWNGRELLMTLTRFGSNLPGNFILGDGMALNDFQEEKLKIAKGYYRNNLPQIYPELAKHAMDENEDFGSSAGGDQPKFTTMVSDAPGETPRSVIVKFSPHLESPLGQRWSDLLHAEHLANQILTKAGFATAKTRIFQIDRRTYLESERFDRIVPTGRRGLVTLRSLDAAYLGLGIGTWADCARKLVEKKWIRGEDYERIAQLHCFGELIANTDMHWGNLSFFFPGQSPYPLAPVYDMLPMRFRPSSTGEVRQTRFDPKLPKPEDQTAWLEMYPHAHDFWKEVSAHPDISEDFKAIAEAATDSLETVYRVAIQ, encoded by the coding sequence ATGAAATTAAATACAAAAACTCAGGAGCTGCTGACCTACCTGCAACGAAATGGGCCGAGCGCGTCCGGTGATGTCGTGAAACAGTTCGGAATCAGCCGAGCCACACTCATGCGGCGGGTCCGGGAACTGGGCGATCGAGTTGTCACCTTGGGCAAAGCGCGTGCCACGCTACTGGCCGCCCGCCGGGACCTAAGAACGGATACGCCTCTTTATCAAGTTCTCGAGAATGCCCAGCTTCAGTTAGCCGGACATCTCATCCCCCTTCAAGACGGGGAACGCACCCAATGGCTACTCCGTCCTGAGGAGAGTCCGGCGGCCTGCTTTGAAGGTGAGTTCAAAAATGGCCTCTATCCGGATTGGCCATGGTTTCTGGAAGACCTTCGCCCCTCCGGCTTCCTTGGACGTGCTTTTGGCAAACGCATGGCAAAACTCTTCTCAATCGATACAAACCCCGAGAATTGGAATGGCCGGGAACTGCTCATGACGCTCACTCGCTTCGGCTCGAATTTACCGGGCAACTTTATTCTTGGGGATGGCATGGCCTTGAATGACTTTCAGGAAGAAAAGCTCAAGATTGCCAAAGGGTATTACCGAAACAACCTTCCTCAAATCTACCCGGAACTGGCAAAGCACGCCATGGACGAGAACGAGGATTTCGGATCATCGGCCGGAGGCGATCAGCCAAAATTCACCACCATGGTTAGCGATGCCCCAGGCGAGACACCGCGATCGGTCATCGTTAAATTCAGTCCTCATTTGGAATCGCCGCTCGGCCAGCGCTGGTCCGACCTCCTGCATGCCGAACACCTTGCCAATCAAATCCTGACGAAAGCCGGTTTCGCCACCGCAAAAACCCGGATTTTCCAAATCGACAGGCGAACTTACCTTGAGTCCGAGCGCTTCGACCGCATCGTGCCAACCGGCCGAAGGGGGTTGGTTACGCTTCGCTCCCTTGATGCCGCATATTTGGGACTTGGCATTGGCACTTGGGCCGATTGCGCCCGGAAGCTTGTCGAAAAAAAGTGGATTCGCGGGGAAGACTATGAACGCATCGCCCAACTCCACTGTTTTGGCGAACTGATTGCCAATACAGATATGCACTGGGGCAACCTGAGTTTCTTCTTCCCCGGGCAAAGCCCCTACCCGCTCGCACCGGTTTACGACATGCTCCCCATGCGTTTTCGTCCAAGTAGCACCGGCGAGGTCAGGCAAACAAGATTCGACCCAAAGCTTCCCAAGCCGGAGGACCAAACAGCATGGCTGGAAATGTATCCGCATGCCCACGACTTCTGGAAAGAAGTCAGCGCTCACCCCGACATCTCCGAGGATTTCAAGGCCATCGCTGAAGCCGCAACGGATTCATTGGAGACGGTGTATCGAGTCGCGATTCAGTAA
- a CDS encoding DMT family transporter codes for MPNTAPLHLRLPVSFYLQVVICAALWGSAFPVIKNSYAELSLNHYGEQLIFAGSRFFLAGLFVLPFCRGKVLPKLKQAPRGPLIAIVLGQTYFQYVFFYYGLNVSTGTLAALLVGAGSFWWMLLAPLILKTAPPRPVHWVLLACCSLGIACAVYQPGSDLQNAGLGAAAFLAASFSGAMAATFMKKVAPVSGSRTPTAFSLSTGGLLLLLTAAPFWTQYIASFNLTTLLVTLYLAFVSATAFTLWNRLIEHYSINVLASFRFLIPLMGILESTLFIPGENLRPGLVIGAAVVLSCLVISSRVKEAPLEGRLIRP; via the coding sequence ATGCCCAACACGGCCCCACTACATTTACGCCTGCCCGTCAGCTTTTACCTCCAGGTCGTGATCTGTGCGGCGCTCTGGGGCAGTGCGTTTCCGGTGATTAAAAACAGCTACGCCGAACTGAGCCTCAACCACTATGGCGAGCAGCTCATCTTTGCCGGGAGCCGTTTCTTTCTAGCCGGCCTGTTCGTCCTGCCATTCTGCCGGGGCAAGGTCCTCCCAAAGTTGAAGCAGGCCCCCCGCGGCCCGCTCATCGCCATCGTGCTGGGACAGACCTATTTCCAGTACGTCTTCTTTTATTACGGGCTCAATGTCTCCACCGGCACCCTGGCCGCACTGCTGGTGGGGGCCGGCAGTTTTTGGTGGATGCTGCTCGCCCCTCTCATCCTCAAAACCGCGCCACCCCGGCCGGTCCACTGGGTGCTGCTTGCCTGTTGCTCGCTTGGCATCGCCTGCGCGGTTTACCAACCGGGCAGCGACCTTCAAAACGCGGGCCTCGGTGCCGCCGCGTTTCTGGCCGCCTCCTTCTCCGGGGCCATGGCCGCCACCTTCATGAAAAAGGTCGCCCCCGTTTCCGGCAGCCGGACCCCCACTGCCTTCTCCCTCTCCACCGGCGGACTCCTTCTCCTGCTGACGGCCGCGCCCTTCTGGACCCAATATATCGCGAGCTTCAATCTCACCACCCTGCTCGTCACCCTCTACCTCGCCTTTGTTTCCGCCACCGCCTTCACGCTCTGGAACCGTTTAATCGAACACTACAGTATTAATGTGCTGGCTTCCTTCCGGTTCCTCATCCCCCTGATGGGTATCCTCGAATCCACCCTCTTCATCCCGGGCGAAAACCTTCGCCCCGGTCTCGTTATCGGCGCGGCCGTTGTACTCAGTTGCCTCGTCATCTCCTCACGTGTCAAAGAGGCCCCGCTGGAAGGCCGCCTCATCCGGCCTTGA
- a CDS encoding CPXCG motif-containing cysteine-rich protein, translating into MHCDVTCPTCFETFSVPGPAENEVPTQWDYDCEICCRPMVIYFYLDGEEVYAEAAADQ; encoded by the coding sequence ATGCATTGCGACGTCACCTGCCCAACCTGTTTCGAGACCTTCAGCGTCCCCGGACCGGCGGAAAATGAAGTTCCCACCCAATGGGACTACGACTGCGAGATTTGCTGCCGACCAATGGTGATTTATTTTTATTTGGACGGGGAGGAAGTGTACGCCGAGGCCGCGGCGGATCAGTAA
- a CDS encoding DUF3096 domain-containing protein, producing the protein MVIELNSLLALAAGICILVFPKILNYIVAAYFIIIGLTGIFNIQIT; encoded by the coding sequence ATGGTTATCGAACTTAACTCCCTCCTCGCGCTGGCCGCAGGCATCTGCATCCTGGTTTTTCCGAAAATCCTGAATTACATTGTCGCCGCCTACTTCATCATCATCGGCCTGACGGGGATTTTTAATATCCAGATTACATAG